One window from the genome of Nicotiana tomentosiformis chromosome 5, ASM39032v3, whole genome shotgun sequence encodes:
- the LOC104104890 gene encoding uncharacterized protein yields the protein MAKRLSLPSLMTRAVNSVFTFVRFAEFEILFVLFFLIAYLIFKDLTSRPEYNQILLKKSGGPDWLP from the exons ATGGCGAAGCGGTTATCGTTGCCGTCGCTTATGACTCGGGCTGTTAACTCAGTATTCACTTTCGTCCGATTCGCTGAGTTTGAGATTCTCTTTGTCCTCTTTTTCCTTATAGCATATCTAATCTTCAAAGATCTG ACATCAAGACCTGAGTATAATCAGATATTGCTGAAGAAATCGGGTGGACCTGATTGGTTgccttaa
- the LOC104104888 gene encoding uncharacterized protein, whose amino-acid sequence MKPSGFVSLLKDSKIRRSCFCALFPTVSLLCLILLLGSDFVADHKEKSLQWKLEKVRSSCENQCRPNGSEPLPEGIIARTSNLERRPLWGYPEKKEPSKYLFAAAVGIKQKETVNEMVQKFLSSDFVVMLFHYDGIVDGWRSFKWSNSVIHISALNQTKWWFAKRFLHPDIVDEYSYIFLWDEDLGVENFNPKRYISIVRDEGLEISQPALDIGKSEVHHQITARGRRSRVHRRTYKAGDTGIQCDYTSTAPPCTGWIEVMAPVFSRAAWRCVWYMIQNDLIHAWGLDMQLGYCAQGDRTKNIGVVDAEYIVHYGLPTLGEPEKKKNLTVGGENITSLGKQAPSQPSTLNFRVEVRRQSYNEYKIFRRRWKQAVEEDKCWTDPYPESVK is encoded by the exons ATGAAGCCCTCAGGTTTT GTGTCACTACTCAAAGATTCAAAAATCAGGAGATCATGTTTCTGTGCCCTTTTTCCTACAGTTTCCCTGTTGTGTCTGATTCTCTTGTTAGGGAGTGACTTTGTAGCAGATCATAAAGAG AAAAGTTTGCAATGGAAGCTGGAGAAAGTGCGAAGCTCATGTGAG AATCAATGCAGGCCTAATGGAAGTGAGCCATTACCTGAAGGTATTATTGCTAGGACCTCTAACTTGGAAAGACGGCCCTTATGGGGTTATCCAGAG AAAAAGGAGCCTTCAAAGTACTTGTTTGCAGCAGCTGTTGGGATAAAGCAAAAGGAAACAGTAAATGAGATGGTACAAAAG TTTCTGTCAAGTGATTTTGTGGTGATGCTTTTTCACTACGATGGTATTGTCGATGGATGGAGGAGTTTTAAATGGAGTAACAGTGTGATACACATCTCAGCTTTGAACCAAACAAAATG GTGGTTTGCAAAACGATTCTTGCATCCAGATATAGTTGATGAGTACAGTTATATCTTCCTCTGGGATGAAGACCTTGGAGTAGAAAATTTTAATCCGAAACG ATATATATCTATTGTGAGAGATGAAGGTCTTGAGATTTCACAACCAGCACTAGATATTGGAAAATCAGAGGTGCATCATCAGATTACTGCTCGTGGGAGGAGATCAAGAGTGCACAG AAGGACTTATAAGGCTGGCGATACTGGCATTCAGTGCGACTATACCAGTACGGCTCCTCCTTGTACAGG GTGGATAGAAGTAATGGCTCCTGTTTTTTCAAGAGCTGCTTGGCGCTGCGTGTGGTATATGATCCAG AATGACTTGATCCATGCTTGGGGTTTGGACATGCAGCTTGGTTACTGTGCGCAG GGAGACCGGACTAAAAATATTGGGGTTGTCGATGCTGAATACATTGTTCATTATGGCCTTCCAACACTAGGAGAGCCTGAAAAGAAG AAGAATTTGACAGTGGGTGGAGAAAACATCACAAGCCTTGGAAAACAA GCACCATCTCAACCCAGCACTCTCAATTTCAGAGTTGAA GTGAGAAGACAATCCTACAACGAGTATAAGATATTCAGACGACGATGGAAACAGGCAGTCGAGGAGGACAAGTGTTGGACGGATCCTTATCCGGAGTCAGTGAAGTAA